A window of Acidobacteriota bacterium genomic DNA:
CGAGCCGGCACCGGCTATGGGCGGTTTCGAGATCGACCTTGGCCGCCATCATGACAACCAGCTCCTTTTCGGTGTCGCGGAAGCCTTCCACTGCAGCCAGCTCCTCCTCGAGCTCACGCAGGATCAGGGCGGTGCGCCAGCGAAGCCTCGATTTTGACATCTTGACATCGGCGAAAATGTGGTCGCCGACATAGAGGATGGCCGCGCCTGAAAGCCCCAGGTATTCTTCGACCTTGGTCGCATCGCCGCCGAGATAGGCACCCGGGCCGGGAATCGGTCCGGCCACCGGCTGGAGCAATCCTGCCTCCTCGTCAGCGATCGAGAAGAGAGGAAGGTTGTAGCTGAAGAACCCCGGCTTGCGTGCGCCGACGATGACCAGCTCGAAGAGATCCCGCCAGGTGTAATCAGGTTTCAGAAATCGATCATAGGCGTAGGACATGATCCTCTCGGCGTAGGGCCACTCCGAGTTCGAGATCAACATCAAGCGTTTGCCGGCCTTGACCTGATCGAGCAGCGCTATCGGTGCTTGCGGGTCGAGGAGGATGTACGGCTCGGGGTCGGCCATGATGTCGGCCTTGAGTGAACCCTCGATGTGAGTCATGTCGAGCCGTGAGGAAACCTCACGGTAGAGGTCCTCGTAGCCGTGAACGTCCGGCAGCAATCGTTCGTCGTAGAGATCAACCAGCTGAGCGTAGAAGCAGCTCGCAGAGAGCGAAAAGAGGGTGTTGAGAAAGACGAAACGCGGTTCCGAGAGATCGACCGGAGTGTGGCGGTAAACGGCCCGTTGTTGGTCGAAGCTCATCGAGTGGGTGCCGTGCGCGGCGCGCATGACATAGCCGAAGCGATTGGCCTTGACGATATTGCCGAGTTCGGTGTCGATGACGAGGCCGCGGATGACCAGATGAGGGTCGAATTTCAAGTCTTCGATAGGCCACCCATCCTCGACAAACAACTCCTTGAGCCGGTCGTAGACGCGCTGTTCCCAGACCTCGGCGTGGTAGTGAACCAGCGTGTAGTCCATGTCGTAGCCGATGGCCCCGATAGTGCGCAGATTGAGCGTACGGTTGGAGTAGATTTGCCGTCCCGGCGGCACTCGTTCGAGACCCATTGTCGATTCCATCATTACGCAGAGTCTAGCAGCGTTCTGCATCTCCGCTTGAACTTGTTCCCGGCGGCCCGCCCGATGCGACCCTGTGTGGTGTTCGCGCCGATTCCGGACCTGAGGCCGCGTTTCGCTCATCGGCTTCGTCGGGATGATCACGACGATGCGGGTTGATCGTTGCTTTGAACGGGACATCAGGTCGCACGGTTTTGGGCAACATCGTCACGAAGAGCGCGAGGCGGTGCCAGATGCCGGTTTCGCCGCCGGCCCGCGGCCGGAGGCGTAGTGGAGCTACGTTGAGGACCGCGGGACAAGGCGGGGACGGCAGATGGCGCCGTATCGTGTTCTGCAATAGATGTTCGCCCAAAACCGTGTGACCAACAAAAAAGCAAGCCCGCGAACGGGCTTGTAAAGGAGGAGATTGTCCGGTGCGTCCAATAACATCGTAGGTTCCGTCGCACCTCGAGGCCGTGAGCATGGTCACACCCGTCCCCTCCCCACCCGAAGATTTCACCCACCTGGTACCTTCCCCCCTGTCGCGGTCGGGATTCCGAATTCAGAATTCCTCATTCCGAATTCGGTGGGTGGTTGGGGGGATTATTCCTCCGGCTTCACCACGCCGATATATGGCAGCGTCCGGTACTTCTCCGCCCAGTCGAGACCGCAGCCGACGACCCACTCGTCGGGGATCTCGAAGCCGAGGTAATCAATCTGCGCGTAGACCTCGCGACGGTCGGGCTTGTGCACCAGAACGCAGGTCTTGAGCGATGCGGGTTGGCGCGCGGCCAGAGTGCGGACGAGATAGGCGAGGGTGTAACCGGTATCGACAATATCTTCGACGATGAGAACGTGCTGGCCGGCGATATTCCTCCGGAGATCCATGATCATGCGGACCGCCCCGTCGGTCTCCGTGTGGTCGCCGTAGGTCGAAAGGGCCATGAAATCGACGCTTCTCGGGATCGTCAGATGGCGGGCCAGGTCGGCGAGAAAAATGAACGACCCTTTGAGGACCCCGACCAGAATCAGGTCATCCACGTCTCGATAGTCAGCCGAAATCCGCCGCGCGAGCTCTTCGACCTTCTGGTGGATTTCATCCTCGCTAATGAGGACTTCAGGCATTTCTTCGGGCATCGCATCCCCTTTTCTCGACGGCTGGAAGAAGCCTAGCGCGATCGGGTATCCAGGTCCACTCGCCTGCCACCCACCCATTTCGGATTTCGGATTTCGAATTTTCCGCCCACCCACCCCTCGACAATTCAACTCAACCATTCAGCGATTCGTTGAATCAAACATCCAACATCCAACATCGAGTATCCAGCATCCAGCATCCAGCATCCAGCATCGAGCATCCAGCATCGAGCATCCAGCATCCAGCATCTGTCTGGGCGGGTGGGAGGAAACATGCGAGGATAGACGACGGTGAAACGGAGCTTGGTGTTGAGCGAAGTTGTAACAGAGAATCCTGAAAAGACCGAAAGGCCGGTGATGCGGCTCCTGCGGGAGTATGCCTGGCCCTACAGGTGGAGCTACCTCGCGGGCGCCATTTTTCTGTGGATCACCAATTACCTGGCGGTCAGTATTCCAGGACAGATCGGCCACGCGATCGATGCCCTTCGCGCGGAGCAACCTATGGCCCGCTACATCGTGGCTATCGCGCTCATGGGCGTGGCGGTGATCGTGGTCCGGAGCCT
This region includes:
- a CDS encoding HAD-IG family 5'-nucleotidase — translated: MMESTMGLERVPPGRQIYSNRTLNLRTIGAIGYDMDYTLVHYHAEVWEQRVYDRLKELFVEDGWPIEDLKFDPHLVIRGLVIDTELGNIVKANRFGYVMRAAHGTHSMSFDQQRAVYRHTPVDLSEPRFVFLNTLFSLSASCFYAQLVDLYDERLLPDVHGYEDLYREVSSRLDMTHIEGSLKADIMADPEPYILLDPQAPIALLDQVKAGKRLMLISNSEWPYAERIMSYAYDRFLKPDYTWRDLFELVIVGARKPGFFSYNLPLFSIADEEAGLLQPVAGPIPGPGAYLGGDATKVEEYLGLSGAAILYVGDHIFADVKMSKSRLRWRTALILRELEEELAAVEGFRDTEKELVVMMAAKVDLETAHSRCRLALQRLNQGYGEQPEASAKELEAEIARLRAATLELDERIAPLAREAAELENPSWGGLLRAGNDKSHLSRQIEGSADVYTSRVSNFLFATPFAYLRSRRGSMPHDPRS
- the hpt gene encoding hypoxanthine phosphoribosyltransferase; the encoded protein is MPEEMPEVLISEDEIHQKVEELARRISADYRDVDDLILVGVLKGSFIFLADLARHLTIPRSVDFMALSTYGDHTETDGAVRMIMDLRRNIAGQHVLIVEDIVDTGYTLAYLVRTLAARQPASLKTCVLVHKPDRREVYAQIDYLGFEIPDEWVVGCGLDWAEKYRTLPYIGVVKPEE